Proteins encoded within one genomic window of Polaribacter sp. NJDZ03:
- a CDS encoding alkylphosphonate utilization protein: MSLQQDLENRSGNKCELCTSTDNLAIYEVKPTSTVGGSGVDGSLLACETCRTQIDNADQTEPNHWRCLNDSMWSEHRAVKVVAWRMLSRLRNEGWPKDLLDMMYLEDDDLRFAKESGDHLDDSEKIIHRDANGAILEAGDSVVLIKDLKVKGSSLVAKQGTAVRRISLDHENAKFIEGKVGPTQIVIITDYVKKMAEKE; the protein is encoded by the coding sequence ATGAGTTTACAACAAGATTTAGAAAATAGAAGTGGAAATAAGTGTGAATTATGTACATCAACAGATAATTTAGCAATTTACGAAGTTAAACCAACATCAACAGTTGGGGGTAGTGGAGTAGATGGAAGCTTGCTAGCTTGTGAAACTTGTAGAACTCAAATTGACAATGCAGACCAAACAGAACCAAACCATTGGCGTTGTTTAAACGATTCTATGTGGTCTGAACATAGAGCTGTAAAAGTGGTTGCTTGGAGAATGCTTTCTCGTTTAAGAAACGAAGGTTGGCCAAAAGATTTACTAGACATGATGTATTTAGAAGATGACGATTTACGTTTTGCTAAAGAATCTGGAGATCATTTAGATGATAGCGAAAAGATAATTCACAGAGATGCAAACGGCGCAATTTTAGAGGCTGGAGATTCTGTAGTTTTAATAAAAGATTTAAAAGTAAAAGGATCTAGCTTGGTTGCTAAACAAGGAACTGCGGTACGTAGAATATCTTTAGATCATGAAAATGCTAAGTTTATAGAAGGTAAAGTAGGACCAACTCAGATTGTAATTATTACAGATTACGTTAAGAAAATGGCAGAAAAGGAGTAG